tccctcatgCAAGGGTCCCTCCCTCTAGTGCTCAGGAGGCAATCTGAGGGCTGCCTGGAGCTTAACCCTGGCCTTGGAGGAGGAGGCCAAGGGCATCGTGGCCTTCTCTCTGGCTGGTCCCCTCAACACGGGCCACCCCGGCCCTGCCCTTGGGTGCCTCAGCCCCATTGTCTCTGCAGAGAAGGGTATAAAGGTACTTTTTCTAGttgcctctctcccaccctacAACTCTTAAGGTAAAAGCACTCACTGCTTTCTAGAAAGCCGAGTTCACTCAGTGACTCTCAAACTGTTTTGTCAGCAGCACAGTTTCTCATGACCCAGTACACACATCCATACATATGTAGGCATGAAACCAAGTTTTCAGGGAATAACACTTAATCTTCCCATGTCTGCtgcactctgattttttttctcctgttctaTTCTAGTCTTTTCTGtcgtctttctttttaaaaattgtggttgcgggcttccctgctggcgcagtggttgagaatctgcctgccaatgcaggggacacgggttcgagccctggtctgggaggatcccatatgccacggagcaactaggcccgtgagccacaactactgagcctgcacgtctggagcttgtgctcctcaacaagagaggccgcgacagtgagaggcccgtgcaccgcgatgaagagtggcccccacttgccactagagaaagcccacgcacagaaacgaagacccaacacagccataaataaataaataataatttaaaaaaaaattgtggttgcAAACCACAAATAAATCGATTTCACAACCCAATAATGATTCATGATTCAGTTGGAAAAATACTGTGCCAGATACATCTTTTGGAgctatttctcttttctgaatGAAGGGCACTTGAGTTTATAGAGGGCCTCTGAACTAGGCACGGTCCTGGTTTTGGagttatatccattttacagaaaaggaagctgagactcaggcTGAGTAGCTTGTCCATGAAATCAGCCAGAGTGGGAGCATTGAtgccatggaaattggcaaaagCTTTAAATCAGgttttttgggatttttttcccttgagagCCAGCTCTTAcacatttaccagcacatcatTGATTCTAACCCTGCTCTTTCAGTATATTTTAAAGCCCTctgacctcagcttcctcatctgtaaaataacattaaaaatgcctacttcatgggaaaaaaatatattgagttaATTCTGGTAAGTATGAGGGACAATGGctggaaggaaacaaaaatgcaaataatcCCATCACTTGCCACCGTAATGGGATTCAAAAGATGAGGTCCCCAAACTCCACCGCCTTGTATAATTTCCATCATTGCTAATTGTAGTTTGTACAGAAAAAAACCTCTCTATATAAAAACCCACACTTTGTAAAACTGTTGTGAGAGTTAGAAGAAATGATGGTAAACCTATAGCCCAGTGCTCTATAAACGGTAGCCGATATTAGAAAAGAGTGAATTCATATTTTTCTGATTGGAAATGGCAACAGAAGTAGTGCAAATTGAATTACATTTCAAAGCAGGACCTTCTATGCAGGTAAATGGGGAGAAGGGAGCGTTCTAATGAATATTCTGATACATAGGCTATAATGACACACATATCACACATCAATCACTAATTTTCAAAATTCTAGAATAAGCTCTTCACAGCCTCAAATTTACCCAGTCCCAGTGCAGCGGTGCCCCCTGCATCTGACAGATACCTCTGCCTGGTGACACCCAGAGAAGACTCAGCCTTAGGACAGCATGGGCTCTAATTCTGGACAGTGGCCTTGGCCTGCTTGAGACCCCCTCCTGTCCATTGCCACCCTGCTCTCTGAGGCCACACAGGAAAAGTctatatcatcatcaccatcatcatatgATAACAAtggctgtattcatttcctactgtggctctaacaaattaccacaaatgtagtgacttaaaacaacacaaatttatcttaCCGTTCTagaagtcagaagtccaaaatgggtgtCACTGGGCTACAGTCAACGTGTCGGCAGGGCTGTGTCCCTTCTGGAGGCTTCGGGGAGaactgtttccttgccttttccaacttctagaggtacctgcattccttggctggtAGCCCCTTCCgccatcttcaaatctctctttgACTCTGGCACTCACTTTTCTGCCTCCCCCTTGTAAAGACTCTTGTGATTAGAttgggctcacctggataatccaggctctCCCAAGCCAAGggcagctgattagcaaccttaactCCACCTGCAACTTTAATTCCCacttgccatgtaacataacagAGTAATAGGCTCCtgagattaggatgtggacaacTTTGGGAGTTGGGGGTATTATTCTGCCTACCGCAATGATTAACATTTTGAGTACTCACTATGTGCCTGCTACAGTTCTAAGCATGTTACTTGTAATAGTGCATTTAAACCTCGccacaactctgtgaggtaggtacccgttttacagaggaggaaagtgaggcccagagaagaaaaGTAACTCACCTaagctcacacagctagtaagaggcagCCCTGAGCTACAGATCCAGGGCCCTGAGCTCAGAGTCCATTCTCTTAGCCATAACCACACTTCAGTAATTGGAGGACAGATGTACAAACTGAATTCTACCTAATTTAATCCTCCTTTGATGATCCAgaagccccttcaggctgtaaCATTGCCTCAGGTCCATCAATACTGACTGCCATTTGCCACCCGGTCAGACAACTTTGGATGGGCTGACCAGTGGAtttccaggggctgggatgcCTAATGAGCCTGCTTCCTTCCCCAGTGGGCTTCTCAGGTGGGCAATAGTGATTCCAAACTCCGCTCTGTGATATCTGACCTCAgctacttctctttttctctactcTAGCCCTGCTGGCTTTGCAGACATTCCTCAAAAAAGTCAAGTCAATgtctaccacagggcctttgcatttgctgtcaCCCACACCTGGAATCTCTACACAAAACTCAAGCATCATTTCAAACAGGTTTCTGCCCAAGGATCTCCACTTTAAAAAGGAGCCAGACATCAGGCCTAACTTGATGGGCGatgtctcccccttccctctccaatATTTCGGTGGACAGAAGGCATTAAAGTTCCCTTCTTCTCCCTGTTTTCCCCTCCTTCATGGTGAGAAATAAAAGGGGCAGACTAAGGGAGGTGCATTTGTGGGTAGGGAGCTGTCTTCACCTTGAAGCTCTCCTTGACTCTGGTGTGCACACAGGACTCAGAGCAAAAAACAGGGGAGAGAAGGCAGGGGCCGGTTCCTTAGATCTTTAAGGGGAAGAGAGGTAAAACCCTGACTTGTAGAGTGCCTACTGAGGGTTCAATCTTCACATCCCTGTGCAAGAGGTACTAGAAAAGAAACCTGAAGATCCTGGACATTAAGAAACTGGCTCCAGATAACATATGGAGGGGCTGAGCAGGACTTGAATACAAGTCATCCTGAATAACACAGCAAAGGTCACCAGTTGCCACCAATGTTCCTCCTTTAGGGACAGAGGAGGTGAcctggggtggagtggggacaGCATTGAAGCGATTGACCAACCATGAACATGAATTTTTTCCTAAATGAATAATTATTCTATTTAGAAAGTCACATGGAGGCAATGGGAGACAGAAGTAAAGACTCATGTTTCCAtccccaggggatatttgcatGTGGATGTACAATTGTTCTAACAccaattgttgaaaagactgtcctttctccactgagtTGCCttggtacctttgtcaaaaatcaatcatCCATTTATGTTTGGGtccatttctggactctgttctgtggatctatttgtctatttgaTGCCAATGCtaaatgttttgattactgtaactttgtaataaagtttgaaattGAGATTTGGGTTCTCTAACTTTGGTCTTTGttaaagttgttttggctattctaggtcctttgcattttcataggaattttagaatcagattgccaatttctgcaaaaaaagcttgctgggattttgattgtgttgaatctatagctcaatttggagagaactgacatcttaacaacatGGTGTCTTCAGAGCCATGAACAAGGTATACCTCTCTGATTACGTAGGTCTTATTTCATATCTCTCagtagtgttttgtagtttttattgaATAGGTTTTGtacatcttttgtcagatttatccctaaaTAGTTTATGTTTTGATGCTAATAtaagtggaattttaaatttcaatttccaattattcattgctagtatatagaaatatagtcGGTTTTTGTCTGTTGATCTTAGATCCTGCAACCATGCTGAATTCACATGTCAGCTCTAGTAGATTTTTGGGGTAGGTTTCATAGGATTTTTCTACATAAATGatatcatctgtgaataaagacagttttctGTGGGGCTATGTTCAAGGAGGCTGTGTTGTAATAAACTCTATCCTCAGGCTGTTTGGGGGACACAGAGGGCAATCCAAGATGAGGATGGTCAAGGCTTGAACATTATCTTCAGGGCAGCAGATCCATAGATCAAGTGGTCTGACAGGCTAATGTTAAAATGGATTGATCTTCCACTAATATCAATTGAGCTCAGCACAGATCACTTGATTACTTATACTGTCCATGGTTAAGAGCCCAGATGTGGGCAGAGTGAAGGCAAAAATAGCCAGCCTCAGGTTCAACAAATGTCCAAAAACCCTTTCCACAAAGCACCACCTTCTCTCACTCTGACCTCCATGAAGTCCCCTTCCTGGTCTCTTAGCCTTCCATCTTGCCCGCTCCAATCCCATCTCCATAGAGCCAGATTgtgtaaaaatgtaaatgatacTGTCCTAGGCCctgcacttagaataaaacccaaactcctcaCCCAGGCCTAAGCATCCCTCCTTGCACTGTTTcctcctccccattccctccaGTCAAGCTCATCCCAAGCCTTTTCTGCCGGAAGCACTCTCTCCATGCACCTCACCCCCTTCCTCTCCTACTCCTTGTCACTTCTTCAGATGCCTCTCCTGACCCTTCCAACAGACACTTACTCTTACAGCAcctgtttttcctttaattttacaCTAAAGCAGTGCAGTAAGAGCTCCGACCACTGCTATTTTGTTCACCCAAACTCTTAACAATGCCTGATAAATCCTAGGCACTCAGTCAATGGTTTGAATGATTCCTGGATTTCTCTTGGGCTATATACACGCCCATTCATTCACTCCCAGTCTTTGTGAACAACTTTacaatatattttggatgtttctCTTCCCTTAGAAGGGCAGTTTAAAACCATGGCTGtgagacttccctagtggcgcagtggttaaaaatccacctgccaatgcaggggacacgggttcgagccctggtccaggaagattccacatgccgtggagcaacgaagtccgtgtgccacaaactactgagcctgcgctctagagcccacaagccacaactactgagcccacgtgccacaactaccagagcccgtgtgcctagggcccatgctctgcgacaagagaagccaccgcaatgagaagcctgcacgctgcaacgaagagtagtccccactcaccacgactagagaaagccagtgcgcagcaatgaagacccaatgcagctaaaaataaataaataaaattaaaaaaaaaacccaacaaccacCATGGCTGTGTGTTAAAATCTAGGTGATTCTAAAAAATGCTAATGCCTGGACCTCACCCCAGACCAACTGAAATGCAACTCTGTGGGGGTAGGATCcaggtatttgtatttttttaaagctctcttgGTGACTCTGACGCACGTCCAGAGTTAGAACCGCTAGCATAGAAGAAAAAAGCTGCTTTCATTCAACCAGCTGATAAAAACCATGGATGGGCTCACCCAAGAAGGGCCAGAAGGTGAGATATGTAAGGACCCTCACATGGGGCTCCACTGAACTCAGCCTCCTGCAAGAGTAGCTCCTGTGCTTTGTCTGTTCCAATGGagcagcaagaaagaaagaaaccagaccAGCGTGGAAAgcattttcaaactttatttacaaCTGTCACAGTGACAAAAagtagtttggaaaaaaaaatgctagttTCTCCCTGAGCCTCAAAAAAGAACAGATAGAAGTTACAGGAGGTTCATCTTACAACAGGCATTTTTACTGAAATACtagggggttttttgttttgttttgttttgtttcaatagCATCAGTTAGAAATACACacaagttacttaaaaaaaaaaaaaaaaagaggaggccAGACAGGAGCTCAGCCACTTGTCCAAGAGCAGCTGGGTCGCCCCAAGAGGCTCGCCGCTGAGGGTCCTGACTTAAGCTGTCAGCCCCTGGCCAGCTCAGACTCCACGTGACCGTACAAAGGGGTCTAGCGACCGGCAAAACTAATAAACCACCCccataaacacacatatacacaaagtAGATTTGTTATGCAGTTTACAAGCATGTTCCCATCAGACGGCAAGACCAGGACAGATGATACAGGGGAGCAGATGAGAGGGGGACACAGAAACATGGGATTTTCAAAGGCAAGACCCCATCCACACAGGGAGGCACGGGATGAGAGCTGCAGCTGCGGGGGTGTGAGGGTAACTGGGAAAGGCTCCCTGCAGCGAAaacagaaggagagggagagcgGGAGCGAGGAGCCCCCTCGCAGGGCAGGCTGCAGGCCTCTCCCACTTGCTCGAGGTGCTGGAGGAAGTTATTGCCATCGGTGTGTGCAACACAAGCAGACAACACGGAGGTTGGGGGCAGAGGGGTGAGGGGGTGAGCGTTGGCTTCCCAGGACCAAGTCCTGCTGATGTGACAACAGCACACGCTGGTCCTCCTGCACCAGCGTTCTCCAGAGCCACACTAACCTTGAGGTATTAAGTACAACTCTACATGCATGTCCCAACTGGGATCAAGCTGGACTGACTGCAGCCCTGAGGAGACATGGTGGGTGCCTCCGTTGGCGGAGTTCAGCCCCAGGGAGGGTCTTGAGCTCACCTCTTGGCTGCACAGTCCTGCTCTGAGATAGAGATGGTCTGAAGGGCTTGTCCTGCAATCTTTGCAGCTCCAGATGGTTCTTAACTATGATGAGAAGCTCTAAGTCCAAGCTAGCCTTCTCTTGCAACTTGCCCTTGCAGGGGTCAGGTGGGAGGTGAGGAGGAATGACGCTCCCTCACCGCACTGTCCTCCCCCCTGCATCCAGGAACACCGCGGAAGAAGCCCAAGATCTCATGACACCCTTCAGTTTCAAATTCAATCCCCAGGCTGCCGCATGAGAGCCCGTCACTGCCATCCTATAACTCCTAGGCCCTGCCGGCTCTCAGGACCTGCGTTAAAGCTCACTTCCCCAGCCAGAAACAGAAAAAGCCTCCTCCATGCGCCACTCAGCTCCCACCGGAAAAAGAGGCCAAAATCCCACGTGGGAATGGGTGCTGTGCCCAGCCAGGCTGGCTGGAATCTGCGGCAGGGCTGGCAGCCACCCAGCCTGACCGCTGTGCCAGGGCTGGGAGGgtggagatgaggaggaggaagggccagCCTGGGGGAGCCCACCACTCTGTGCCTCTGCCCAAAGGGAGAGCAAGTCTGGGGGGAGCAGGTGGGGATGGACCTTGGTGTCCAAGCATCTACATCGGCCCTCCAACAAGGGTGGGAAGGGCTCTCGCTACTCCCAGAAGGGTTGGGGGGCAAAAAGGATAAATCAGGGGAGCGCTCAACATTGCGGCCTCTTTAAAAACCTCCAGATTACAGGGGCATGCGCACCTGctagggcctgaggggagggtcTGGAGAAGGAAACGGGAGGCGTTCCTGGCATCGGCATCACCTCCAGCTGGCTTTGCAGGTAGTCAGCCTCCACTgctctcctctgcctgcctccccaTTACAGACCAACACacctgaaacaaaaacaaaggctgGCAGTGGGCAAAACTAGAGAGAGATGAAGACTTTGTTGTCTGATGTCCCAGCAGCCAGAGCGAATGCTTGCTGGGTAGGTACTTCCTGGCTGCACTTCTCTGctcaatgttttctttaaaatgtgtcttttctctttcatctcctgTTTGTTTTCTTGCCCCAGACGTTCCTTGCTAGCTTTGCAcatcctcccatcccaccccacccccagagcccaCTGGAATCCCACGGCTGCCCCCAGCCTGCTTGAGTTCAGATAAAGATCTCCAAGACGCCCACCTCCCcgcaccccccaacccctgctctaaGCAGCTTCCTTTCTCAAAGGTCTGGCGTGTTGTCGCAGAGGGCTCCGCCGCCCGACatctcaaaaaaggaaaagaaaagaaaagaaaaccaactcAGTGATTTGCAGGTGCAAAACGGAAGCCATCATCTGACTTTTTCAGAACTATTGTGGCTCATGCTCTCCTTCCATGGTAGCGGGAAAGAACACAGTTCGGGTACAGATGCTGTCTGGTGTGACCCTGTGGGAGCTGGCGTGGACCCTACTGTTCCTTGTCTTCGTTCGGTGTCTCTTCACAGTTGTCCTGCTCATCCTCCTGGACCAAGAACTCCTCTGGGGGCCACCGGAGCTCCCCGCTCTCTACCTCCCCCTCTGTGGGCTCCACCACGATGGAGGGCAGACGGTCCTTCAGTTTGCAGCAGCGGTCGAAGTCTGACGGGTCAGGGAAGATCTGAAATAGAAGCGGAGAACCCCATCATGTACACGTGCAGGACCGAGCCCCCGCTATACACCAGGGACCGTGCTACGCCCTTGGGATACTGGGGATCAGCAGGTGGGATACTGCAGAGCATCAGGCAGGAGCCAGGGAACAAACTCTGGGGCAACAAAGGAAACCCAGACTAATCCTGAAGCTGAAAGTTTTCATGGCAGTGCCACCAAAtttgtgtttgtactttttggttttgttttcagataAAAGAACTCAAAATCATGTCCACAGTAAGTCACATCTCCATTTGCAGCAAGCATTTTACTCTAGAAGTACAATGCATACAACAGGTGCCATGACATTAAATTCCTCCCAGGATAATTATTGGCACCTACCAGGTACTTTACATATGTAATTTGGACCCAACACAGTCAGGCAGAAACATACGTGCTGCTCACGCCACCTGAAAGAATCCCAGGAGATTCCTGGAGAAGGAGGTTGCCCAAACCATTCAGCCTGGAAACGAGCAGTGGTAGAatgggatcaaacccaggtctgtttgaCTCCCAAGTCCGTGGCCAATACCACGTGCCCCTCAAGGAGAAGGGTTCTGATCTCGCTGTAGCTGTAAAGTCAAAGTCAAATCAGGGTTGAAGGCATGGCCCCAGACGCAGGCACGTGGGAACATAATCCCAGGCTATTTTTTCACCTGTAAACAACACCTGGCTCCTTGACGGCTCTACACCTGAAAGAGTCTACTTCTCTTTCCAGAGTCCTGTCAACGAGGTTCCTTTTTCTGATGCCTACTGTGTGTCCTGACCAGAGCTGGGAGAAACCCCAAACCAGGCTATAAAATCCAGGCTCTGCGGATTCCCTTTGCGCACACTGCCCTGTGACTACAGCTGACCCAATTCTTTGCCCAGCAGCTTAAGTACTTAATCCGATGGGCTGCTGGCCTCTTGCCACACACAGCCCTCAGGGACACGCCAGAGAGACGGAGAGAGGAGACTGTCTGGGACGCTGGGGCTCACAGAATCACACGGCACCTGCAAGGCCATCTCCTCCAACCTCTCCATttgatagataaggaaactgaggcccagaggggtcaggagacttgctcagggtcacacagctcgttaatggcaaaagaaaggaaagtagACCCTGGAGGGGGTGGAGACACACATTTGAAGAGGTCCCAGGGGTTCCCCGTGCCTGGCTCTGTTCCTTGGAGGTAGTAGAAGTGCTCTCCTAGAAACTCAGGCCTTCCCAACTTCTGGGGTGTTACGAGGGTACCCAATCTTACTGCACCTAGCCCCAAGCTGTGCTGTCCCCGTCAAGTCCCTGACCATGGGGCTTCCGGGAATCAGGGGCCTCAACACAACCTCCCCAATCCCTGCAGACGAGTGATTATTAACCATTTACCCAATAAAGCCCTATTGCTGGGGGATTAAGTCTTAAGCCAGCTGCACAACCAGGCATCATTAAAGACTTAACGAGGCTTATAAACAGTATCGTAATGGCGGCCAGGAGGAAAACAAGGCAGGGAGGGGCTAGGCTAGTGGGGTGAAGGGAGGCACGGGGAAAGATGACGCCCccctgtgggctttctcttccTGACGCAGCCAGCCCTGCAGGTCTGCCCCTGGCCTGGGCTCTGCGCACAGACCCACATGCCGAGCAGGGAGAAGGTCAAGTGGCTTACTTGGGCCCCTCCTCACTTCTCTTCTGGGGAGCTGGAGCCCCCTGCTGTGGGTGAGGACACAGGTGCCCTTCCGAGCACAACATTTGGGCATGAGTGAGGGGAACCCCACGAGTGGAAAGTATGCTACAGTTTACAAAGCTTTTTCAGATGTCACCTCCGGTAggcctcacctccccacccctcccccgctgCCCAGGAGCAGAGAGACCCTGGGGCTCTGAGGGTCACAAgtaagagccaggattcaaacctcgATCTCCTGTCTTCAGCACCTGTGCCTTTTGAACGATGAATGGACGCCACTGGGTCAACATGCCCACTTCACAGAAAACTGACCAGGGAGGGTGGGCAAGACCCTAGGCTTTAATGGCCCATTTGGCAGTTCAGGCCCCAGGATGACCATCTGGGCAGCTAGGTCCAGAAGATGAGCTGCCCAGTCCAAACAGTTGTTCTAAATCTTCAAGGACAGAGCTGCGAAATAGCAAGAGGGGATGGACACCTGGCCCAAGACAGCCCTGGGCCCCTGCCTCTACCCTCTGGCCTCAAGCCCAGGGCTGGGCCTACGCTGTGACTCCCTGGCTGAGAGGTGGCGCCGGCTCCTAAGTATGACCGCCCACGCTGAGGAAGAGCCAGAGAGACAGGCAGCAGCAAGGCCagcagaaggaggaagaggacacCAAGGGTGGAGGGCATATGACTTTGTTCTAAGCTGGGAATGTGTCTTCAACTAAAAGTAGGGGGA
This genomic stretch from Balaenoptera acutorostrata chromosome 12, mBalAcu1.1, whole genome shotgun sequence harbors:
- the LBH gene encoding protein LBH codes for the protein MSVYFPIHCPDYLRSAEMTEVMMNTPSMEEIGLNPRKDGLSYQIFPDPSDFDRCCKLKDRLPSIVVEPTEGEVESGELRWPPEEFLVQEDEQDNCEETPNEDKEQ